Proteins from a genomic interval of Alphaproteobacteria bacterium:
- a CDS encoding ATP-binding cassette domain-containing protein, translating to MRRIYKTFGGVHAVEDVTIDVQPGEVVGLLGHNGAGKTTLIKILAGVYTADAGDILLDGRRVEIRSPRDARALGIETIHQSLALADNLDATANLFLGRETTRFGILDEEAMEHQARQVLDRLRLRLPSLHEIVANLSGGQRQAVAIGRAIHFNARVLIMDEPTAALGPEETAKVGDLIKALADEGIGIFLISHDIHDVFALSHRLSVLKNGRLVGTVRTEDVSKDDVLAMIIAGERRGRAADAVLAAEGHG from the coding sequence ATGCGGCGCATCTACAAGACCTTCGGCGGCGTACACGCGGTCGAGGACGTCACCATCGATGTGCAGCCGGGCGAGGTGGTCGGCCTGCTCGGTCACAACGGTGCCGGCAAGACCACGCTGATCAAGATCCTGGCCGGGGTCTACACCGCCGATGCGGGCGACATCCTGCTCGACGGCCGCCGGGTCGAGATCCGCTCGCCGCGCGACGCCCGCGCGCTCGGCATCGAGACCATCCACCAGAGCCTGGCGCTGGCCGACAACCTCGACGCCACCGCCAACCTGTTCCTCGGCCGCGAGACCACCCGCTTCGGCATCCTCGACGAGGAGGCGATGGAGCACCAGGCGCGCCAGGTGCTGGACCGGTTGCGGCTGCGGCTGCCGTCGCTGCACGAGATCGTCGCCAACCTGTCCGGCGGCCAGCGCCAGGCGGTGGCGATCGGCCGTGCGATCCACTTCAATGCCCGGGTGCTGATCATGGACGAGCCGACCGCGGCGCTGGGACCGGAGGAGACGGCCAAGGTCGGCGATCTGATCAAGGCGCTGGCCGACGAGGGCATCGGCATCTTCCTGATCAGCCACGACATCCACGACGTGTTCGCGCTGTCGCATCGGCTGAGCGTGCTGAAGAACGGCCGGCTGGTCGGCACCGTCCGCACCGAGGACGTCAGCAAGGACGACGTGCTGGCGATGATCATCGCCGGCGAGCGGCGGGGCAGGGCGGCGGACGCGGTGCTGGCCGCCGAGGGCCATGGCTGA
- a CDS encoding amidohydrolase family protein — protein sequence MAEAAERRIDAHIHFWQLARGDYTALTPAMPTLLRDHLPVDLAPHLEAHDIGAIVVVQAAETVAETRFTLGLGKRWPFIAGVVGWVDPAAPDLAATLDGFCGDPRYKGVRPVRDDNRSMAWLADPALAPGLAMLAARGLSLDILVQHPDELPHATAIAARHPDLAIVLDHCGKPDIAGGRFRPWADDIAALARHGNVACKLSGLLNCARPGAGADDLHPYAAHVLACFGADRVMWASDWPPLTLAADYGRWCDVSDTLQAGLSPVDRAAVRGGTAARVYRL from the coding sequence ATGGCTGAAGCCGCCGAACGGCGCATCGACGCCCACATCCATTTCTGGCAGCTCGCCCGCGGCGACTACACCGCGCTGACGCCGGCGATGCCGACGCTGCTGCGCGACCATTTGCCGGTCGACCTGGCCCCGCATCTCGAAGCCCACGACATCGGCGCCATCGTCGTCGTGCAGGCGGCGGAAACGGTGGCGGAAACCCGGTTCACACTGGGGCTCGGCAAGCGGTGGCCGTTCATCGCCGGCGTGGTCGGCTGGGTCGACCCGGCCGCGCCGGACCTGGCCGCGACGCTCGACGGCTTTTGCGGCGATCCGCGCTACAAGGGCGTGCGCCCGGTCCGCGACGACAACCGGTCGATGGCGTGGCTGGCCGACCCGGCCTTGGCGCCCGGCCTCGCCATGTTGGCGGCGCGCGGCCTCAGCCTCGACATCCTGGTGCAGCACCCCGACGAGCTGCCGCACGCCACCGCGATCGCGGCGCGGCACCCGGATCTCGCCATCGTGCTCGACCACTGCGGCAAGCCCGACATCGCCGGCGGCCGCTTCCGGCCCTGGGCCGACGACATCGCGGCCCTGGCCCGTCATGGCAACGTCGCCTGCAAGCTCTCGGGCCTGCTCAACTGCGCGCGCCCGGGCGCCGGCGCCGACGATCTGCATCCCTATGCCGCGCATGTGCTGGCCTGCTTCGGCGCGGACCGGGTGATGTGGGCCAGCGACTGGCCGCCGCTGACGCTGGCTGCCGACTATGGCCGCTGGTGCGACGTCAGCGACACCCTGCAGGCAGGCCTGTCGCCCGTGGATCGCGCCGCGGTGCGCGGCGGCACGGCGGCCCGCGTCTACCGCCTCTGA
- a CDS encoding malate/lactate/ureidoglycolate dehydrogenase has translation MARPIAVAPQPLRAVAAAVLQGAGCPPDEAKVVADHLVGANLAGHDSHGVIRLVTYVPWLADGMVRAGRKAKVTHETEVGAVVDGDRGLGQAIGEEAVRVGIDKARTRGIAVVAVRNTGHLGRIGHWAERAAEAGLVSMHYVNTTGFGMLVAPFGSTEARLSANPMAFGAPRRGAPPIILDISTAAIAEGKIKVARAAGKALPAGLVLDGDGRPTTDPAAFYGPPRGAILPFGGHKGHGLSVMIELLAGALTGGGTTDPGRDDARYLLNNMLSIYLAPDLLGTGDAYIAEAERLTAWVTGAPPAGTGDRVLMPGDVERETAARRSAEGIPLDANTAAELRRLAEGFGADPAALAG, from the coding sequence ATGGCGCGGCCGATCGCCGTCGCGCCGCAGCCCCTGCGCGCAGTCGCAGCCGCCGTCCTGCAGGGCGCCGGCTGCCCGCCGGACGAGGCGAAGGTGGTGGCCGATCATCTGGTCGGCGCCAACCTGGCCGGCCACGATTCCCACGGCGTGATCCGGCTGGTCACCTATGTGCCCTGGCTCGCCGACGGCATGGTGCGCGCCGGCCGCAAGGCGAAGGTCACGCACGAGACCGAGGTCGGCGCGGTCGTCGACGGCGACCGCGGCCTTGGTCAGGCGATCGGCGAGGAGGCGGTGCGGGTCGGCATCGACAAGGCGCGCACACGCGGGATTGCCGTCGTGGCGGTGCGCAACACCGGCCATCTCGGCCGCATCGGGCACTGGGCCGAGCGCGCGGCCGAGGCCGGGCTGGTGTCGATGCACTATGTCAACACCACCGGATTCGGCATGCTGGTGGCGCCGTTCGGCAGCACCGAGGCGCGGCTGTCCGCCAACCCGATGGCCTTCGGCGCGCCGCGGCGCGGTGCCCCGCCGATCATTCTCGACATCTCCACTGCGGCCATCGCCGAGGGCAAGATCAAGGTTGCGCGCGCCGCCGGCAAGGCGCTGCCGGCCGGCCTCGTGCTCGACGGCGACGGGCGGCCGACCACCGACCCGGCCGCGTTCTACGGCCCGCCGCGCGGTGCCATCCTGCCGTTCGGCGGCCACAAGGGCCACGGCCTGTCGGTGATGATCGAGCTGCTGGCCGGCGCGCTGACCGGCGGCGGTACTACCGATCCCGGCCGCGACGATGCGCGTTATCTGCTCAACAACATGCTGTCGATCTACCTGGCGCCGGACCTGCTCGGCACCGGCGACGCCTACATCGCCGAGGCGGAGCGGCTGACCGCATGGGTCACCGGCGCACCGCCGGCCGGCACCGGCGACCGGGTGCTGATGCCCGGCGACGTCGAGCGCGAGACCGCGGCCCGGCGAAGTGCCGAGGGAATCCCGCTGGACGCCAACACCGCGGCGGAACTGCGCCGCCTGGCCGAAGGCTTCGGGGCCGACCCCGCGGCACTGGCGGGCTGA
- a CDS encoding phytanoyl-CoA dioxygenase family protein, protein MNTAQALRALGITDLELRPEEKEAFDRDGFFIAENVFTPEEVATMKAEFDRLRGIEGEMGGHEVHIEPGAPRLSNLFNKSAEFDRCLTCRPTLVAAHYLLGEIHTYSLNARNPLKGEGQQPLHSDVPRVHPTDWRAVNSMVMLDDMTEDNGPTRVVPGSHKWSPLNVPEVNLAEVTEQVIDEATRPRIPQDPLAPYPGEFHVTGKAGSVAVINGCCWHGGTVNTSGKPRRVLHLAIGRRDVPQQTVERKHLGKDLYDRSNAAIRYLLDIEGAEPVVFGYPPLPDKAETWLAIGADGAHHEVAAARRY, encoded by the coding sequence ATGAACACGGCGCAGGCGTTGCGGGCGCTCGGCATCACCGATCTCGAACTGCGACCGGAGGAGAAGGAAGCGTTCGACCGCGACGGCTTCTTCATCGCCGAGAACGTGTTCACCCCCGAAGAGGTCGCCACCATGAAGGCGGAGTTCGACCGCCTGCGCGGCATCGAGGGCGAGATGGGCGGGCACGAGGTGCACATCGAACCCGGCGCGCCGCGGCTGTCCAACCTGTTCAACAAGTCTGCCGAGTTCGACCGCTGCCTGACCTGCCGGCCGACGCTGGTCGCCGCCCACTATCTGCTCGGCGAGATCCACACCTACTCGTTGAACGCGCGCAACCCGCTGAAGGGCGAAGGCCAACAGCCGCTGCACTCCGATGTGCCCCGCGTGCACCCGACCGACTGGCGCGCGGTCAACTCGATGGTCATGCTCGACGACATGACCGAGGACAACGGGCCGACCCGGGTGGTGCCGGGCTCGCACAAATGGTCGCCGCTGAACGTGCCCGAGGTGAACCTGGCCGAGGTCACCGAGCAGGTGATCGACGAGGCGACGCGCCCGCGCATTCCGCAGGATCCGCTCGCCCCCTATCCCGGCGAGTTCCACGTGACCGGCAAGGCCGGATCGGTTGCCGTCATCAACGGCTGCTGCTGGCACGGCGGCACCGTCAACACCTCGGGCAAGCCGCGCCGGGTGCTGCACCTGGCGATCGGCCGCCGGGACGTGCCGCAACAGACGGTGGAGCGCAAGCACCTGGGCAAGGACCTGTACGACCGCAGCAATGCGGCGATCCGCTATCTGCTCGACATCGAAGGCGCGGAACCGGTGGTGTTCGGCTATCCGCCGCTGCCGGACAAGGCCGAGACCTGGCTCGCCATCGGCGCCGACGGCGCGCACCACGAGGTCGCTGCGGCGCGGCGCTACTGA
- a CDS encoding NAD(P)-dependent oxidoreductase, producing MANTTKVGWIGVGLMGHGAARNILEKGFPLTVMAHRNRQPVDDLVGRGAAEAATPAAVAEACDVTFLCLPSSREVDRVVLGADGVASAIRPGSIVVDCTTAEPDETLRVGAALAEVGATLVDAPFTRTPKEAEEGRLNVLVGASDEALARVRPVLETFTENIFHIGGPGMGHRIKLFNNAICMAIAAANAEAIAAAAKLGIDLDMLHDVITTGGGDSRVFRSTMRWVLDGDDSLHRGTLWVGAKDMRAFLRMTAADDVPTPIIAHAAQSFTLANALGHGDRFIPVLPQVIASRYGAHIRDIED from the coding sequence ATGGCGAACACGACGAAAGTGGGATGGATCGGCGTCGGGCTGATGGGACACGGCGCGGCGCGCAACATCCTGGAGAAGGGCTTTCCGCTGACGGTGATGGCCCACCGCAACCGCCAGCCGGTCGATGACCTGGTCGGCCGCGGCGCCGCCGAGGCGGCGACGCCGGCCGCGGTGGCCGAAGCCTGCGACGTGACCTTCCTTTGCCTGCCGTCGTCGCGCGAGGTGGACCGGGTCGTGCTCGGCGCCGACGGTGTCGCCTCGGCGATCCGCCCCGGCTCGATCGTGGTCGACTGCACCACGGCCGAGCCGGACGAGACGCTGCGCGTCGGTGCGGCGCTGGCCGAGGTCGGTGCGACGCTGGTCGACGCCCCGTTCACCCGCACGCCGAAGGAGGCCGAGGAGGGCCGCCTGAACGTGTTGGTCGGGGCCAGCGACGAGGCGCTGGCGCGCGTCAGGCCGGTGCTGGAGACCTTCACCGAGAACATCTTCCATATCGGCGGCCCCGGCATGGGCCACCGCATCAAGCTGTTCAACAACGCGATCTGCATGGCCATCGCCGCGGCCAATGCCGAGGCGATCGCCGCCGCCGCCAAGCTGGGCATCGACCTGGACATGCTGCACGACGTCATCACCACCGGCGGCGGCGACAGCCGGGTGTTCCGCTCCACCATGCGCTGGGTGCTGGACGGCGACGACAGCCTGCATCGCGGCACGCTGTGGGTCGGCGCCAAGGACATGCGTGCCTTCCTGCGCATGACGGCGGCCGACGACGTCCCGACCCCGATCATCGCCCACGCCGCGCAGAGTTTCACGCTGGCCAATGCGCTCGGCCACGGCGACCGGTTCATCCCGGTGCTGCCGCAGGTGATCGCCTCGCGTTACGGCGCCCATATTCGCGATATCGAGGACTGA
- a CDS encoding S41 family peptidase, producing the protein MPRRLAGALVALFAGCAVAAAEDNPWPERTAVDLQFMHDTLAADHPGPAIDPAFAARLDSALAEGLAAARSADSVTAYIYLLMAYANALPDNHLEIWGARDNPEWASVPRPPTLYPGFITAWRNGAYRVRAAADAGEVRDGMAVVSCDGRTADALAAANIFRFQGRAEQPADPMRFAPLLFVDQGQPGFVRPERCSFDDAGRTVTAALRWRETSFREIGQAYADATFGTPPPFGATRLGDGGLWIALPTFVAGQIAAEDAAAVQAMLRDGRDAPYVVFDLRGNGGGSSFFADGFAMALFGEDYVRTWQRIESGGRAPDLVRASPGNRAYFAGAGTDDDPGARAYFEILVAAIDAALAAGEPVAALGGPTPEAGIDMPPAPYAGQVFLLTDGAAFSSTLLFIDTVLGYPDAVLVGWPTRAHGLYGELRQVRLPSGWASLAFSTKAFMGRGVEADLAIVPQIPWDGEIGDTPALQAWIHGLAEGR; encoded by the coding sequence ATGCCCCGACGTCTCGCGGGCGCCCTCGTCGCCCTGTTTGCCGGCTGCGCCGTCGCCGCCGCCGAGGACAATCCCTGGCCGGAGCGGACGGCCGTCGACCTGCAGTTCATGCACGACACCCTGGCGGCCGACCATCCCGGCCCGGCGATCGACCCGGCTTTTGCCGCGCGGCTCGATTCGGCGCTGGCCGAAGGTCTCGCGGCGGCACGGTCGGCCGACAGCGTCACCGCCTACATCTACCTGCTGATGGCCTATGCCAACGCCCTGCCCGACAACCATCTGGAGATCTGGGGCGCACGCGATAACCCGGAATGGGCCAGCGTGCCGCGCCCGCCGACCCTGTATCCCGGCTTCATCACCGCCTGGCGCAACGGCGCCTATCGGGTCAGGGCCGCCGCAGATGCGGGCGAGGTGCGCGACGGCATGGCCGTGGTTTCCTGCGACGGCAGGACGGCGGATGCGCTGGCGGCAGCCAACATCTTTCGCTTCCAGGGCCGCGCGGAGCAGCCGGCCGACCCGATGCGCTTCGCGCCGCTGCTGTTCGTCGACCAGGGCCAGCCCGGTTTCGTCCGGCCCGAGCGCTGCTCGTTCGACGACGCCGGCCGCACTGTCACGGCGGCGCTGCGTTGGCGCGAGACCTCGTTCCGCGAAATCGGCCAGGCCTATGCCGACGCGACGTTCGGCACGCCGCCGCCCTTCGGCGCCACCCGGCTCGGCGACGGCGGGCTGTGGATCGCGCTGCCGACCTTCGTCGCCGGCCAGATCGCCGCGGAGGATGCCGCGGCGGTGCAGGCGATGCTGCGGGACGGCCGCGATGCGCCCTATGTGGTGTTCGATCTGCGCGGCAACGGCGGCGGCAGCAGCTTCTTCGCCGACGGGTTCGCGATGGCCCTGTTCGGCGAGGACTACGTGCGCACATGGCAACGCATCGAATCGGGCGGACGCGCGCCCGACCTTGTTCGCGCCTCGCCGGGCAACCGCGCCTACTTCGCCGGCGCCGGCACGGATGACGACCCGGGAGCGCGCGCCTATTTCGAGATTCTGGTCGCCGCGATCGACGCCGCGCTGGCCGCCGGCGAGCCGGTCGCCGCGCTGGGCGGCCCGACGCCCGAGGCCGGCATCGACATGCCGCCGGCGCCCTATGCCGGACAGGTGTTCCTGCTGACCGACGGCGCTGCATTCAGTTCGACGCTGCTGTTCATCGATACCGTGCTCGGCTACCCCGACGCGGTGCTGGTCGGCTGGCCGACCCGCGCGCACGGCCTCTATGGCGAGCTGCGCCAGGTGCGGCTGCCGTCCGGCTGGGCCAGCCTCGCCTTCTCGACCAAGGCGTTCATGGGACGCGGCGTCGAGGCCGACCTGGCCATCGTGCCCCAGATCCCGTGGGACGGCGAGATAGGCGACACGCCGGCGCTGCAGGCCTGGATCCACGGGCTCGCCGAAGGCCGCTGA
- a CDS encoding type III PLP-dependent enzyme, which translates to MATQRVLDFLAERRPEGPCLVLDLDVVRDNYLRFASAMPETRIFYAVKANPAPEVLRLLAELGSCFDTASVAEIEMVLAAGATPDRISFGNTIKKERDIARARALGVDLFAVDCVEEVEKIARQATGARVFCRILTDGEGADWALSRKFGCAPEMAVPVLEAAQREGLSAYGISFHVGSQQHNPAAWDRALAQSADIFRTLFERGIALKMVNLGGGFPTRYLKDVPGVTNYAEAITDSIRRHFGNRLPETIIEPGRGMVGNAGTIKTEVVLISRKSADDPTRWVYLDIGKFGGLAETMDEAIRYPIRTPHDGEETAPCVIAGPTCDSVDVLYEKNPYPLPIGLEIGDELLIEATGAYTTTYSSVAFNGFPPLRTYVI; encoded by the coding sequence ATGGCGACACAGCGCGTATTGGATTTCCTGGCTGAGCGACGACCCGAAGGCCCTTGCCTGGTTCTCGACCTCGACGTCGTCCGCGACAACTACCTGCGCTTCGCAAGCGCCATGCCCGAGACCCGCATCTTCTATGCGGTGAAGGCGAACCCGGCACCCGAGGTGTTGCGCCTGCTGGCCGAGCTCGGCTCGTGCTTCGACACCGCCTCGGTCGCCGAGATCGAGATGGTGCTGGCCGCCGGCGCCACCCCCGACCGCATCTCCTTCGGCAACACCATCAAGAAGGAGCGCGACATCGCGCGCGCCCGCGCGCTCGGTGTCGACCTGTTCGCGGTCGACTGCGTCGAGGAGGTCGAGAAGATCGCGCGCCAGGCCACCGGCGCACGCGTGTTCTGCCGTATCCTGACCGACGGAGAGGGGGCCGACTGGGCGCTGAGCCGCAAGTTCGGCTGTGCGCCGGAAATGGCGGTGCCGGTTCTGGAAGCTGCCCAGCGCGAGGGGCTGTCCGCCTACGGCATCTCGTTCCATGTCGGCTCGCAGCAGCACAACCCGGCGGCCTGGGACCGCGCCCTGGCGCAGTCTGCCGACATCTTCCGCACCCTGTTCGAGCGCGGCATCGCGCTGAAGATGGTCAATCTCGGCGGCGGCTTCCCGACCCGCTATCTGAAGGACGTCCCCGGGGTGACCAACTATGCCGAGGCGATCACGGATTCGATCCGTCGCCACTTCGGCAACCGGCTGCCGGAGACGATCATCGAGCCCGGCCGCGGCATGGTCGGCAACGCGGGCACGATCAAGACCGAAGTCGTGCTGATCTCGCGCAAGTCGGCCGACGATCCGACCCGCTGGGTCTATCTCGACATCGGCAAGTTCGGCGGCCTGGCCGAGACCATGGACGAGGCGATCCGCTATCCGATCCGCACGCCGCACGACGGCGAGGAGACGGCGCCGTGCGTGATCGCCGGGCCGACCTGCGATTCGGTCGACGTGCTGTACGAGAAGAACCCGTACCCGCTGCCGATCGGGCTCGAGATCGGCGACGAGCTGCTGATCGAGGCGACCGGGGCCTATACCACCACCTACTCGTCGGTGGCCTTCAACGGCTTCCCGCCGTTGCGCACCTACGTGATCTGA
- a CDS encoding sugar ABC transporter substrate-binding protein, protein MQATLTTIRRGRRRLTLAAFAATLLAGTAAQASDTRVALVPGGPHPYFAAWEQAGQDAARDFGLEAADFKVPAAWELSLQNEMIESLVAQGYNAILVFPGDAVGTNSTLSELADFDIPSAALAGCVVDPTDALFCLGTDTGHSAYLGTQELIRTLGNSGKIAHFTGFLVDPNTQLRIDAVQQAVDEANAAGGDFEVIQVIADIDAPEPADEKINAFLAASGDQVDGIVTTAWIPAVVASTALRNIGDKRIVMVGIDHDQVVLDAIADGYVHGTMLQNPYGQAYIGSFAMDRVRAGCTFKDDAPWASTSQTNRFIDSGTAFVGADQIANYQDAMVAVTKELMGSFEASYLDCPQ, encoded by the coding sequence ATGCAGGCAACCCTGACCACGATCCGGCGTGGCCGCCGGCGGCTGACCCTGGCGGCCTTCGCGGCGACGCTGCTCGCCGGGACGGCGGCCCAGGCCAGCGACACCCGCGTCGCGCTGGTGCCGGGCGGACCGCACCCCTATTTCGCAGCCTGGGAGCAGGCGGGCCAGGATGCGGCGCGCGACTTCGGGCTCGAGGCGGCCGACTTCAAGGTGCCGGCGGCCTGGGAGCTGAGCCTGCAGAACGAGATGATCGAGAGCCTGGTCGCCCAGGGCTACAACGCCATCCTGGTGTTCCCGGGCGATGCGGTCGGCACCAACAGCACGCTCAGCGAGCTAGCCGACTTCGACATCCCCTCGGCCGCGCTGGCCGGCTGCGTCGTCGACCCCACCGACGCGCTGTTCTGCCTGGGCACCGACACCGGCCATTCGGCCTATCTCGGCACCCAGGAGCTGATCCGCACGCTGGGCAACAGCGGCAAGATCGCCCATTTCACCGGCTTCCTGGTCGACCCGAACACGCAGCTGCGCATCGACGCCGTGCAGCAGGCGGTGGACGAGGCCAACGCCGCCGGCGGCGACTTCGAGGTCATCCAGGTGATCGCCGACATCGATGCGCCGGAGCCGGCCGACGAGAAGATCAACGCCTTCCTGGCTGCCAGCGGCGACCAGGTCGACGGGATCGTCACCACGGCGTGGATCCCCGCCGTCGTCGCCTCGACCGCGCTGCGCAACATCGGCGACAAGCGCATCGTCATGGTCGGCATCGACCACGACCAGGTCGTGCTCGACGCCATCGCCGACGGCTATGTCCACGGGACCATGCTGCAGAACCCGTACGGCCAGGCCTATATCGGCTCGTTCGCGATGGACCGGGTCCGCGCCGGCTGTACCTTCAAGGACGATGCCCCCTGGGCCTCGACCTCGCAGACCAACCGGTTCATCGATTCCGGCACGGCCTTCGTCGGCGCCGACCAGATCGCCAACTACCAGGACGCGATGGTGGCGGTGACCAAGGAGCTGATGGGCAGCTTCGAGGCCAGCTACCTGGATTGCCCGCAATAG
- a CDS encoding ABC transporter permease: MATTAGQGSSRALHGLIGSNLIGLVLVTALFVLLFSTATDGFLSKFHLYSMGRIMAVDIVIGFSMMVVLVTGGLNLAVGAIGVGAAMFAGFLMEVVGLPILPALALTLAFGALLGAVNGLAMVLTGVHSFVITLATMSIYFGAMTVLTKAEPFNQLPQDFTDFAKIKMFGFVSPLLLVMLAAGLLLGWLFKFTALGREMLAAGANERAATLSGVRAGRMFVYCHTLSGALAALAGLMVSARNGAALPSMAGQIGADWLLPAFLAPVIGGTLLTGGFVSVTGTALGAILVTVLSSGLLLLQVGEFWVQAFLGLILLVAVVLDRVRNLVAERRRVAAR, encoded by the coding sequence GTGGCCACAACGGCAGGACAGGGCAGCTCGCGCGCGCTCCACGGCCTGATCGGGTCGAACCTGATCGGGCTGGTGCTGGTGACCGCGCTGTTCGTGCTGCTGTTCAGCACGGCCACGGACGGCTTCCTGTCGAAATTCCACCTCTACAGCATGGGCCGCATCATGGCGGTCGACATCGTCATCGGCTTCTCGATGATGGTGGTGCTGGTGACCGGCGGGCTGAACCTGGCCGTCGGCGCGATCGGGGTCGGCGCCGCGATGTTCGCCGGCTTCCTGATGGAGGTGGTGGGACTACCGATCCTGCCGGCGCTGGCGCTGACGCTGGCCTTCGGCGCCCTGCTGGGCGCGGTCAACGGGCTGGCGATGGTGCTGACCGGCGTGCACAGCTTCGTCATCACCCTGGCCACCATGAGCATCTATTTCGGCGCGATGACCGTGCTGACCAAGGCGGAGCCGTTCAACCAGCTGCCGCAGGACTTCACCGACTTCGCCAAGATCAAGATGTTCGGCTTCGTCTCGCCGCTGCTGCTGGTCATGCTGGCGGCCGGCCTGCTGCTCGGCTGGCTGTTCAAGTTCACCGCTTTGGGCCGCGAGATGCTGGCCGCCGGCGCCAACGAACGCGCGGCCACCCTGTCGGGCGTGCGCGCCGGCCGCATGTTCGTCTATTGCCACACGCTGTCCGGCGCCCTGGCGGCGCTGGCCGGCCTGATGGTCTCCGCCCGCAACGGCGCCGCGCTGCCGTCGATGGCCGGGCAGATCGGCGCCGACTGGCTGCTGCCGGCCTTCCTGGCACCGGTGATCGGCGGCACACTGCTGACCGGCGGCTTCGTCTCGGTGACCGGCACGGCGCTGGGCGCGATCCTGGTCACCGTGCTCAGCAGCGGGCTGCTGCTGCTGCAAGTGGGCGAGTTCTGGGTGCAGGCATTCCTCGGCCTGATCCTGCTGGTGGCGGTCGTGCTCGACCGGGTGCGCAACCTGGTCGCCGAGCGGCGGCGGGTGGCGGCGCGATGA
- a CDS encoding ABC transporter permease, translated as MSGLRRLWAQDWTGLALVVAAAIVALALVRPAFLSALNIYVVLIGFSLSLLVSLSQMVIIAIGQMNLSVGAIGGLVAIAFAGMMEVWGLPWPLAFVAGLAIGVVCGFVNGFVTVLTGISAFVITLATLSIYKGINLGITKAQPFYGVPQVVKDLGNESFLGGAVPYLLVPPVLIALAMGLLMRRTVFGRQMLAVGGNAHAAELSGIDLRRTVVGAHVLSGVLAALAGMLAVARIQIGQPTIGDGWLIVSFAAPVLGGAVLTGGHVSVAGTCLGVLLVTLITNALVLLEVDPFLVQLLLGLMILGAVWLNRYRDVRARRAPAVP; from the coding sequence ATGAGCGGCCTGCGCCGGCTGTGGGCCCAGGACTGGACCGGCCTCGCGCTGGTCGTGGCGGCGGCCATCGTCGCGCTGGCGCTGGTGCGGCCGGCCTTCCTCAGCGCCCTCAACATCTATGTGGTGCTGATCGGCTTCTCGCTGTCGCTGCTGGTCTCGCTGTCGCAGATGGTGATCATCGCCATCGGCCAGATGAACCTTTCGGTCGGCGCCATCGGCGGGTTGGTGGCGATCGCCTTCGCCGGGATGATGGAGGTGTGGGGGCTGCCCTGGCCGCTGGCCTTCGTCGCCGGGCTGGCGATCGGAGTGGTGTGCGGCTTCGTCAACGGCTTCGTGACCGTGCTGACCGGGATCTCCGCTTTCGTCATCACGCTGGCGACGCTGTCGATCTACAAGGGCATCAACCTCGGCATCACCAAGGCGCAGCCGTTCTACGGCGTGCCGCAGGTGGTGAAGGACCTGGGCAACGAGTCGTTTCTCGGCGGCGCGGTCCCCTATCTGCTGGTGCCGCCGGTGCTGATCGCGCTGGCGATGGGGCTGCTGATGCGCCGCACCGTGTTCGGCCGGCAGATGCTGGCGGTCGGCGGCAACGCCCATGCCGCAGAGCTGTCCGGCATCGACCTGCGCCGCACCGTCGTCGGCGCCCACGTGCTCTCGGGCGTGCTGGCGGCGCTGGCCGGCATGCTGGCGGTGGCGCGCATCCAGATCGGCCAGCCGACCATAGGCGACGGCTGGCTGATCGTCTCCTTCGCCGCGCCGGTGCTGGGCGGCGCCGTGCTGACCGGCGGCCACGTCTCGGTCGCCGGCACCTGCCTGGGCGTGCTGCTGGTCACCCTGATCACCAATGCGCTGGTGCTGCTCGAGGTCGATCCGTTCCTGGTCCAGCTGCTGTTGGGCCTGATGATCCTCGGCGCGGTCTGGCTCAACCGTTATCGCGACGTGCGCGCCCGCCGCGCACCGGCCGTGCCATGA